A single genomic interval of Lewinellaceae bacterium harbors:
- a CDS encoding T9SS type A sorting domain-containing protein: protein MRKTNFTFLSLVLAFMSFVGVRANAQECLLSANDNVTISMNAACLRTITPADVLNNINDTACTSLGLVLEYPYPSHYGYLAPDKVDASLIGYTLLWRVIDSTTGNYAWGYVRIEDKFPPQIVCMNDTVSCLRADAVTLMAEAQDSCGLFYVPEPKIEFLERKWVSYDCDQDTALIGYMTRRVRAIDLWGNSMECRDTLWIAKETLDSLVCGPDTALACNHQMIVGSAYKDILWQTGVNGYTYLDADGYAHPWPTDGDGIWPAPYLKSVDPGQDDAYMIPGRSATGPVFNNNGKCHIVYDYKDHVIPTCGKSYKIRRVWTIYDWCARRDTECIQWFKVVDTTPPYIMEEMRADVGDRDRALVAPEYLYGKDITVYAGPHDCKAGIALADIRPYVERRAGKFYDGEYAKECDDQLQLLYEVVYTDPNHAGKDIIISGDYDVDGGHLYLPAGWHYVLWTIRDRCWNEYKIWQRVGVIDDTPPTPVCDEITQTTLDPKECWSRIYAKDLDDGSHDNCCQYLHFAVANMDTITYWRSYWEDYFAGCLDPYDYHHYEDYINAFIEEWINVFVFDDYIDVTECGEEQLVVRVYEACDLPLYDDHLFYGGEHEWFWFNNSAWFASWYMWKLDEYKHYGDPRAALTCYSSTELFNTYAPIGWDFPVNWYFNTSWVPSGGLSGSGYHNCDVDANVAANSAGGQSVFEHFYGQKYGAHQETPWSLCAWYPNTTAAVSDWTSRVYNPYKTDAQITQVLLTNRQYYIQPRYNDCMIQLLKDDKVPPVVVAPDDITVYCDGVPYWGTITYGPDKYNFHGAMFAHDVCYGNDDLVTSGCFMDDTKADVIELGHTHLCTKIPWDGGDYGYYGGYACGDGGYSYNHCKELYEWYDHDWSPIYCRVWLWLDVYDNPDGGHPDPQRYFDETTDDWEISDNCWYPDVDDKIEGSLNECGVGTYTRTMTATDKCGNTSYDHQTLYVKPRSDFEVIFPADVLAECTDASNLDATAEGAGYPIISDDDCELIGVTYKDERFDIVDEACYKILRTWKIIDWCVYSPDIHSRYPDVIVDDRLVAGDNRCCIHRNLKDDGDGYMEYLQVIKVIDLNAPVVACNDLDETCIYDSNCTAAEVTYDLGSATDECTPADQIEYRWIVSKGGVAEDYGTGTILEGSYSVGTHDVLFIAKDNCGNEDTCETYFTIRDCKKPTPYCYNGIATVIMPSSGSVDVWAIDLDAGSYDNCTASDKLLFTFSEVAPADDPDFSASARSSKMTFTCDDLGNQPVTIYVWDEEGNYDFCETYLLIQPGTDACPGASTASINGQITTEASTTVEYVNVDLSSANGNLPAFKTGVDGKYAFGNVLMSQNYVVKPERNDDYTNGVSTLDILAIQKHILGIEQMDSPYKVIAADVNADDKITAVDLVELRKLVLGIYDELPNNTSWRFVPKTYAFADAMKPWGFPEEVSVANMSANEVTANFVGVKVGDVNGSSKANSQQLQGAEIRTNTELVFQIEDANVVAGQEVTVAFNAKNFTNVAGYQFTLNVEGLDVTGVAGAKLNVDANNFGLNRKGVVTTSWNDTKGLSILDGESLFTITAVAKESGRLSKMMQVTSAVTHAEAYVNGESANVGLEFVNNGQVVSTGDYALYQNNPNPFTTETLIGFVLPSKGNATLKVMDVTGKVLKVVRGEYAKGYNEIKLAKKDLNATGVLYYQIESGDYVATKKMVLID from the coding sequence ATGAGAAAGACGAATTTTACGTTTTTGAGTTTGGTGCTTGCGTTTATGTCATTCGTAGGAGTAAGAGCGAATGCACAGGAGTGTTTGTTGAGTGCGAACGACAACGTTACGATCTCGATGAACGCTGCTTGTCTGCGTACGATTACGCCAGCGGATGTCCTAAACAACATCAACGACACGGCGTGTACGTCGTTAGGGTTGGTGTTGGAATATCCGTACCCATCACATTACGGATATTTGGCACCGGACAAAGTAGACGCGTCGCTGATCGGGTATACCCTGTTGTGGCGTGTTATTGACAGTACGACGGGCAATTACGCCTGGGGCTACGTACGGATCGAGGACAAGTTTCCTCCTCAGATCGTGTGCATGAACGACACGGTATCCTGCTTGCGTGCGGATGCGGTAACGCTGATGGCAGAAGCACAGGATAGCTGTGGATTGTTCTATGTACCGGAGCCAAAGATTGAATTTTTGGAGCGGAAGTGGGTAAGCTACGACTGCGACCAGGACACGGCCCTGATTGGTTATATGACCAGACGGGTACGTGCGATCGACCTGTGGGGTAACTCGATGGAGTGCCGCGACACGTTGTGGATTGCAAAGGAAACCCTGGACAGTCTGGTCTGCGGACCGGATACAGCATTGGCCTGCAATCATCAGATGATCGTAGGGAGTGCGTATAAAGATATTTTGTGGCAAACGGGCGTTAATGGGTACACCTATCTGGATGCAGATGGATATGCACACCCATGGCCGACGGATGGTGACGGTATCTGGCCAGCACCCTATTTGAAGTCGGTAGACCCTGGACAGGATGATGCGTATATGATTCCTGGCCGTAGCGCTACGGGCCCTGTATTCAACAACAATGGGAAATGCCACATTGTATATGATTACAAAGACCACGTAATACCAACCTGCGGAAAATCATACAAGATCCGTCGTGTATGGACGATCTACGACTGGTGTGCACGCCGTGACACGGAATGCATCCAGTGGTTCAAAGTGGTCGATACAACGCCGCCTTATATCATGGAAGAGATGCGTGCTGATGTGGGAGATCGTGACCGTGCATTGGTAGCACCGGAGTACCTGTATGGCAAAGACATTACGGTATATGCCGGACCGCACGACTGCAAAGCAGGGATTGCGTTGGCCGACATTCGTCCGTATGTAGAGCGCAGAGCAGGCAAATTCTACGATGGTGAATATGCTAAAGAATGTGACGATCAGTTGCAATTATTGTATGAAGTGGTGTACACGGACCCAAATCATGCGGGTAAAGACATCATCATCAGCGGTGACTACGATGTAGACGGTGGCCACCTGTACCTGCCGGCTGGCTGGCACTATGTACTATGGACAATCCGCGACCGCTGCTGGAACGAATACAAGATATGGCAAAGAGTAGGCGTTATCGACGATACACCACCGACACCGGTGTGTGACGAGATCACGCAGACGACCCTGGATCCAAAAGAGTGCTGGTCACGGATCTATGCCAAAGACCTGGATGACGGATCACATGACAACTGCTGCCAGTACCTGCACTTTGCAGTAGCTAACATGGATACCATCACCTACTGGAGAAGCTACTGGGAAGACTACTTCGCAGGATGCCTGGATCCATACGATTACCACCATTATGAAGATTACATCAATGCTTTCATAGAGGAATGGATCAACGTATTCGTATTTGACGACTACATCGATGTAACCGAGTGTGGTGAAGAACAACTGGTAGTACGTGTATACGAAGCATGTGACCTGCCATTGTATGACGATCACCTGTTCTACGGTGGCGAGCACGAATGGTTCTGGTTCAACAACTCAGCATGGTTTGCTTCTTGGTACATGTGGAAGTTAGACGAGTACAAACACTACGGTGATCCTCGTGCTGCTTTGACTTGCTACAGCAGTACTGAGCTGTTTAATACTTATGCACCAATTGGTTGGGACTTCCCGGTTAACTGGTATTTCAATACATCATGGGTACCATCCGGTGGTTTGAGTGGCAGCGGATACCATAATTGTGATGTTGATGCAAATGTTGCTGCAAACTCAGCCGGAGGCCAATCAGTCTTCGAACACTTCTATGGACAAAAATATGGAGCTCATCAAGAGACACCCTGGTCACTGTGTGCCTGGTATCCGAATACCACTGCAGCAGTTAGCGACTGGACAAGCCGTGTATACAACCCGTATAAGACGGATGCCCAGATCACCCAGGTACTTTTGACGAACAGACAATATTACATTCAGCCTCGTTACAACGACTGTATGATTCAGTTGTTGAAAGACGACAAAGTACCGCCGGTAGTAGTAGCACCGGACGACATTACGGTATACTGTGACGGAGTACCTTACTGGGGTACGATCACGTACGGACCGGATAAATACAATTTCCACGGAGCGATGTTTGCCCATGACGTATGTTATGGCAACGACGACCTGGTTACGAGCGGCTGCTTCATGGATGACACAAAAGCAGATGTAATTGAATTAGGCCATACACACCTGTGCACGAAGATTCCATGGGATGGTGGTGACTACGGTTATTACGGAGGTTATGCCTGCGGTGATGGTGGCTACAGCTACAACCATTGCAAAGAATTGTACGAATGGTACGATCATGACTGGTCACCGATCTACTGCCGTGTATGGTTGTGGTTGGATGTATACGACAATCCAGATGGCGGCCATCCGGATCCACAGCGTTACTTTGACGAGACGACGGACGACTGGGAGATTAGCGACAACTGCTGGTACCCAGACGTAGATGATAAGATCGAAGGTTCGTTGAACGAGTGCGGCGTAGGCACCTACACCCGTACGATGACGGCAACGGATAAATGCGGAAACACATCCTACGATCATCAGACGTTGTACGTGAAGCCACGTTCAGACTTTGAAGTTATCTTCCCAGCAGACGTACTGGCAGAATGTACGGATGCCTCGAACCTGGATGCTACGGCAGAAGGAGCAGGATATCCGATCATCAGCGACGACGACTGTGAGCTGATCGGTGTTACGTACAAAGACGAGCGTTTTGACATCGTAGACGAGGCTTGCTACAAGATCCTGCGTACCTGGAAGATCATCGACTGGTGTGTATACTCACCGGATATTCACAGCCGTTACCCGGATGTAATAGTAGATGACCGTCTGGTAGCTGGTGACAACCGTTGCTGCATCCACCGTAATCTGAAAGATGACGGAGATGGTTACATGGAATACCTGCAGGTGATCAAGGTTATCGACCTGAATGCACCGGTAGTAGCTTGCAATGATCTGGATGAGACCTGTATCTACGACTCGAACTGCACAGCAGCCGAAGTAACGTATGATTTGGGTTCTGCTACGGATGAATGTACACCAGCAGATCAGATTGAATACCGTTGGATCGTATCGAAAGGTGGCGTAGCTGAAGACTATGGCACGGGCACGATCCTGGAAGGCAGCTATTCAGTAGGTACGCACGATGTATTGTTCATCGCCAAAGACAACTGCGGAAATGAAGATACGTGTGAGACTTACTTCACGATCCGTGACTGCAAGAAGCCTACACCATACTGCTACAATGGTATCGCTACGGTGATCATGCCATCGAGCGGATCAGTGGATGTATGGGCAATCGATCTGGATGCAGGAAGTTATGACAACTGTACCGCATCGGATAAATTGTTGTTCACCTTCTCAGAAGTAGCACCAGCAGATGATCCTGACTTCAGCGCATCAGCACGTTCATCGAAGATGACGTTTACGTGCGACGATCTGGGCAACCAGCCGGTGACCATCTACGTATGGGATGAGGAAGGCAACTACGACTTCTGTGAGACTTACCTGTTGATCCAGCCAGGCACGGATGCATGTCCGGGTGCCAGCACCGCGTCGATCAATGGACAGATCACGACAGAAGCAAGCACGACGGTAGAATATGTAAACGTAGACCTGAGCTCAGCGAATGGCAACCTGCCAGCGTTTAAGACAGGAGTAGACGGAAAATATGCATTTGGCAATGTATTGATGTCACAGAACTATGTAGTTAAGCCAGAACGTAACGACGACTACACGAACGGAGTATCGACGTTAGACATTTTGGCTATCCAGAAGCACATACTGGGTATTGAGCAGATGGATTCACCGTACAAGGTGATAGCAGCAGACGTTAATGCAGACGATAAGATCACAGCAGTAGACCTGGTAGAATTGCGTAAGCTGGTATTGGGTATCTACGATGAATTGCCAAACAACACAAGTTGGAGATTTGTACCGAAGACGTATGCATTTGCCGATGCGATGAAACCATGGGGCTTCCCAGAGGAGGTATCGGTAGCAAATATGTCAGCCAATGAGGTCACTGCGAACTTCGTAGGGGTAAAAGTTGGAGACGTAAACGGCAGCTCGAAGGCAAATAGCCAGCAGTTGCAGGGTGCAGAGATCCGTACGAACACAGAGTTGGTCTTCCAGATCGAAGACGCAAACGTAGTAGCAGGCCAGGAAGTTACGGTAGCGTTTAACGCGAAGAACTTCACGAACGTAGCCGGGTACCAGTTTACCCTGAACGTAGAAGGCCTGGATGTAACAGGAGTAGCCGGAGCGAAACTGAACGTAGATGCGAACAACTTTGGCCTGAACCGTAAGGGTGTGGTTACCACGAGCTGGAACGACACGAAAGGACTGAGCATCCTGGACGGTGAGTCATTGTTCACGATCACGGCAGTAGCGAAAGAAAGCGGCCGGTTGAGCAAGATGATGCAGGTGACCAGTGCAGTTACACACGCAGAAGCTTATGTAAATGGCGAATCAGCCAATGTAGGCCTGGAGTTTGTAAACAATGGTCAGGTAGTGTCCACAGGAGACTACGCCTTGTATCAGAACAACCCGAACCCATTCACAACGGAGACGTTGATCGGCTTTGTATTGCCAAGCAAAGGCAATGCGACGTTGAAAGTGATGGATGTAACGGGTAAAGTCTTGAAAGTAGTACGCGGCGAATACGCCAAGGGCTACAACGAGATCAAGCTTGCGAAGAAAGACCTGAACGCAACTGGAGTTCTGTACTATCAGATCGAAAGTGGCGACTACGTAGCGACGAAGAAAATGGTCTTGATCGACTAA
- a CDS encoding T9SS type A sorting domain-containing protein — translation MRKTNFTFLSLVLAFMSFVGVRANAQECLLSANDNVTISMNAACLRTITPADVLNNINDTACTSLGLVLEYPYPSHYGYLAPDKVDASLIGYTLLWRVIDSTTGNYAWGYVRIEDKFPPQIVCMNDTVSCLRADAVTLMAEAQDSCGLFYVPEPKIEFLERKWVSYDCDQDTALIGYMTRRVRAIDLWGNSMECRDTLWIAKETLDSLVCGPDTALACNHQMIVGSAYKDILWQTGVNGYTYLDADGYAHPWPTDGDGIWPAPYLKSVDPGQDDAYMIPGRSATGPVFNNNGKCHIVFDYKDHVIPTCGKSYKIRRVWTIYDWCARRDTECIQWFKVVDTTPPYIMEEMRDAIGDRDRALVAPEYLYGKDITVYAGPHDCKAGIALADIRPYVERRAGKFYDGAYAKECDDQLQLLYEVVYTDPNHAGKDIIISGDYDVDGGHLYLPAGWHYVLWTIRDRCWNEYKIWQRVGVIDDTPPTPVCDEITQTTLDPKECWSRIYAKDLDDGSHDNCCQYLHFAVANMDTITYWRSYWEDYFAGCLDPYDYHHYADYISAFIEDWINAFIFDDYIDVTECGEEQLVLRVYEACDLPLYDDHLFYGGEHEWFWFNNDPLFAAWYMWKLDEYKHYGDPRAPLTCYSITEGVPIGWDFPVNFYWEFNWVPSGGLSGSGYHNCDIVETNLAANTTGGQSLFEHFYGVKPGTHVESPWSLCAWYPNTTAAVSDWTSRVYNPYKTDAQITQVLLTNRQYYIQPRYNDCMIQLLKDDKVPPVVVAPDDITVYCDGVPYWGTITYGPDKYNFHGAMFAHDVCYGNDDLVTGGCFMDDTKADVIELGHTHLCTKIPWDGGDYGYYGGYACGDGGYSYNHCKELYEWYDHDWSPIYCRVWLWLDVYDNPDGGHPDPQRYFDETTEDWEISDNCWYPDVDDKIEGSLNECGVGTYTRTMTATDKCGNTSYDHQTLYVKPRSDFEVIFPADVLAECTDASNLDATAEGAGYPIISDDDCELIGVTYKDERFDIVDEACYKILRTWKIIDWCVYSPDIHSRYPDVIVDDRLVAGDNRCCIHRNLKDDGDGYMEYLQVIKVIDLNAPVVACNDLDETCIYDSNCTAAEVTYDLGSATDECTPADQIEYRWIVSKGGVAEDYGTGTILEGSYSVGTHDVLFIAKDNCGNEDTCETYFTIRDCKKPTPYCYNGIATVIMPSSGSVDVWAIDLDAGSYDNCTASDKLLFTFSEVAPADDPDFSASARSSKMTFTCDDLGNQPVTIYVWDEEGNYDFCETYLLIQPGTDACPGASTASINGQITTEASTTVEYVNVDLSSANGNLPAFKTGVDGKYAFGNVLMSQNYVVKPERNDDYTNGVSTLDILAIQKHILGIEQMDSPYKVIAADVNADDKITAVDLVELRKLVLGIYDELPNNTSWRFVPKTYAFADAMKPWGFPEEVSVANMSANEVTANFVGVKVGDVNGSSKANSQQLQGAEIRTNTELVFQIEDANVVAGQEVTVAFNAKNFTNVAGYQFTLNVEGLDVTGVAGAKLNVDANNFGLNRKGVVTTSWNDTKGLSILDGESLFTITAVAKESGRLSKMMQVTSAVTHAEAYVNGESANVGLEFVNNGQVVSTGDYALYQNNPNPFTTETLIGFVLPSKGNATLKVMDVTGKVLKVVRGEYAKGYNEIKLAKKDLNATGVLYYQIESGDYVATKKMVLID, via the coding sequence ATGAGAAAGACGAATTTTACGTTTTTGAGTTTGGTGCTTGCGTTTATGTCATTCGTAGGAGTAAGAGCGAATGCACAGGAGTGTTTGTTGAGTGCGAACGACAACGTTACGATCTCGATGAATGCTGCTTGTCTGCGTACGATTACGCCAGCGGATGTCCTAAACAACATCAACGACACGGCGTGTACGTCGTTAGGGTTGGTGTTGGAATATCCGTACCCATCACATTACGGATATTTGGCACCGGACAAAGTAGACGCGTCGCTGATCGGGTATACCCTGTTGTGGCGTGTTATTGACAGTACGACGGGCAATTACGCCTGGGGCTACGTACGGATCGAGGACAAGTTTCCTCCTCAGATCGTGTGCATGAACGACACGGTATCCTGCTTGCGTGCAGATGCGGTAACGCTGATGGCAGAAGCACAGGATAGCTGTGGATTGTTCTATGTACCGGAGCCAAAGATTGAATTTTTGGAGCGGAAGTGGGTAAGCTACGACTGCGACCAGGACACGGCCCTGATTGGTTATATGACCAGACGGGTACGTGCGATCGACCTGTGGGGTAACTCGATGGAGTGCCGCGACACGTTGTGGATTGCAAAGGAAACCCTGGACAGTCTGGTCTGCGGACCGGATACAGCATTGGCCTGCAATCATCAGATGATCGTAGGGAGTGCGTATAAAGACATTTTGTGGCAAACGGGCGTTAATGGGTACACCTATCTGGATGCAGATGGATATGCACACCCATGGCCGACGGATGGTGACGGTATCTGGCCAGCACCCTATTTGAAGTCGGTAGACCCTGGACAGGATGATGCGTATATGATTCCTGGCCGTAGCGCTACGGGCCCTGTATTCAACAACAATGGGAAATGCCACATTGTATTTGATTACAAAGACCACGTAATACCAACCTGCGGAAAATCATACAAGATCCGTCGTGTATGGACGATCTACGACTGGTGTGCACGCCGTGACACGGAATGCATCCAGTGGTTCAAAGTGGTCGATACAACGCCACCTTATATCATGGAGGAAATGCGTGATGCAATTGGAGATCGTGACCGTGCATTGGTAGCACCGGAGTACCTGTATGGCAAAGACATTACGGTATATGCCGGACCGCACGACTGCAAAGCAGGGATTGCGTTGGCCGACATTCGTCCGTATGTAGAGCGCAGAGCAGGCAAATTCTACGATGGTGCGTATGCTAAAGAATGTGACGATCAGTTGCAATTATTGTATGAAGTGGTGTACACGGACCCGAATCATGCGGGTAAAGACATCATCATCAGCGGCGACTACGATGTAGACGGTGGCCACCTGTACCTGCCGGCTGGCTGGCACTACGTTCTGTGGACAATCCGCGACCGCTGCTGGAACGAATACAAGATATGGCAAAGAGTAGGCGTTATCGACGATACTCCACCGACACCGGTGTGTGACGAGATCACGCAGACGACCCTGGATCCAAAAGAGTGCTGGTCACGGATCTATGCCAAAGACCTGGATGACGGATCACATGACAACTGCTGCCAGTATCTGCACTTTGCAGTAGCAAACATGGATACCATCACCTACTGGAGAAGCTACTGGGAAGACTACTTCGCAGGATGCCTGGATCCATACGATTACCACCACTATGCAGACTACATCAGTGCTTTCATCGAAGACTGGATCAACGCATTCATCTTTGACGACTACATCGATGTAACCGAGTGTGGCGAAGAACAACTGGTATTGCGTGTGTACGAAGCATGCGACTTGCCATTGTATGACGATCACCTGTTCTACGGTGGTGAGCACGAATGGTTCTGGTTCAACAACGATCCGTTGTTTGCCGCCTGGTACATGTGGAAGTTAGACGAGTACAAGCACTACGGTGATCCTCGTGCTCCATTGACATGTTACAGTATTACCGAAGGTGTGCCGATTGGTTGGGACTTCCCGGTTAACTTCTACTGGGAATTCAACTGGGTACCATCCGGAGGCCTGAGTGGCAGCGGATACCACAATTGCGATATTGTTGAAACAAACCTTGCAGCAAACACCACCGGTGGACAATCGTTGTTTGAGCATTTCTATGGCGTCAAGCCTGGAACACATGTTGAATCACCCTGGTCACTGTGTGCCTGGTATCCGAATACCACTGCAGCAGTTAGCGACTGGACAAGCCGTGTATACAACCCGTATAAGACGGATGCCCAGATCACCCAGGTGCTTTTGACGAACAGACAATATTACATTCAGCCACGTTACAACGACTGTATGATACAGTTGTTGAAAGACGACAAAGTACCGCCGGTTGTAGTAGCACCGGATGACATTACGGTATACTGTGACGGAGTACCTTACTGGGGTACGATCACGTACGGACCGGATAAATACAATTTCCACGGAGCGATGTTTGCGCATGACGTATGTTATGGCAACGACGACCTGGTTACGGGCGGTTGCTTCATGGATGACACAAAAGCAGATGTAATTGAATTAGGCCATACACACCTGTGCACGAAGATTCCATGGGATGGTGGTGACTACGGTTATTACGGAGGTTATGCCTGCGGTGATGGTGGCTACAGCTACAACCATTGCAAAGAATTGTACGAATGGTACGATCATGACTGGTCACCGATCTACTGCCGTGTATGGTTGTGGTTGGATGTATACGACAATCCAGATGGCGGCCATCCGGATCCACAGCGTTACTTTGACGAGACGACGGAAGACTGGGAGATTAGTGACAACTGCTGGTACCCAGACGTAGATGATAAGATCGAAGGTTCGTTGAACGAGTGCGGCGTAGGCACCTACACCCGTACGATGACGGCAACGGATAAATGCGGAAACACATCCTACGATCATCAGACGTTGTACGTGAAGCCACGTTCAGACTTTGAAGTTATCTTCCCAGCAGACGTACTGGCAGAATGTACGGATGCCTCGAACCTGGATGCTACGGCAGAAGGAGCAGGATATCCGATCATCAGCGACGACGACTGTGAGCTGATCGGTGTTACGTACAAAGACGAGCGTTTTGACATCGTAGACGAGGCTTGCTACAAGATCCTGCGTACCTGGAAGATCATCGACTGGTGTGTATACTCACCGGATATTCACAGCCGTTACCCGGATGTAATAGTAGATGACCGTCTGGTAGCTGGTGACAACCGTTGCTGCATCCACCGTAATCTGAAAGATGACGGAGATGGTTACATGGAATACCTGCAGGTGATCAAGGTTATCGACCTGAATGCACCGGTAGTAGCTTGCAATGATCTGGATGAGACCTGTATCTACGACTCGAACTGCACAGCAGCCGAAGTAACGTATGATTTGGGTTCTGCTACGGATGAATGTACACCAGCAGATCAGATTGAATACCGTTGGATCGTATCGAAAGGTGGCGTAGCTGAAGACTATGGCACGGGCACGATCCTGGAAGGCAGCTATTCAGTAGGTACGCACGATGTATTGTTCATCGCCAAAGACAACTGCGGAAATGAAGATACGTGTGAGACTTACTTCACGATCCGTGACTGCAAGAAGCCTACACCATACTGCTACAATGGTATCGCTACGGTGATCATGCCATCGAGCGGATCAGTGGATGTATGGGCAATCGATCTGGATGCAGGAAGTTATGACAACTGTACCGCATCGGATAAATTGTTGTTCACCTTCTCAGAAGTAGCACCAGCAGATGATCCTGACTTCAGCGCATCAGCACGTTCATCGAAGATGACGTTTACGTGCGACGATCTGGGCAACCAGCCGGTGACCATCTACGTATGGGATGAGGAAGGCAACTACGACTTCTGTGAGACTTACCTGTTGATCCAGCCAGGCACGGATGCATGTCCGGGTGCCAGCACCGCGTCGATCAATGGACAGATCACGACAGAAGCAAGCACGACGGTAGAATATGTAAACGTAGACCTGAGCTCAGCGAATGGCAACCTGCCAGCGTTTAAGACAGGAGTAGACGGAAAATATGCATTTGGCAATGTATTGATGTCACAGAACTATGTAGTTAAGCCAGAACGTAACGACGACTACACGAACGGAGTATCGACGTTAGACATTTTGGCTATCCAGAAGCACATACTGGGTATTGAGCAGATGGATTCACCGTACAAGGTGATAGCAGCAGACGTTAATGCAGACGATAAGATCACAGCAGTAGACCTGGTAGAATTGCGTAAGCTGGTATTGGGTATCTACGATGAATTGCCAAACAACACAAGTTGGAGATTTGTACCGAAGACGTATGCATTTGCCGATGCGATGAAACCATGGGGCTTCCCAGAGGAGGTATCGGTAGCAAATATGTCAGCCAATGAGGTCACTGCGAACTTCGTAGGGGTAAAAGTTGGAGACGTAAACGGCAGCTCGAAGGCAAATAGCCAGCAGTTGCAGGGTGCAGAGATCCGTACGAACACAGAGTTGGTCTTCCAGATCGAAGACGCAAACGTAGTAGCAGGCCAGGAAGTTACGGTAGCGTTTAACGCGAAGAACTTCACGAACGTAGCCGGGTACCAGTTTACCCTGAACGTAGAAGGCCTGGATGTAACAGGAGTAGCCGGAGCGAAACTGAACGTAGATGCGAACAACTTTGGCCTGAACCGTAAGGGTGTGGTTACCACGAGCTGGAACGACACGAAAGGACTGAGCATCCTGGACGGTGAGTCATTGTTCACGATCACGGCAGTAGCGAAAGAAAGCGGCCGGTTGAGCAAGATGATGCAGGTGACCAGTGCAGTTACACACGCAGAAGCTTATGTAAATGGCGAATCAGCCAATGTAGGCCTGGAGTTTGTAAACAATGGTCAGGTAGTGTCCACAGGAGACTACGCCTTGTATCAGAACAACCCGAACCCATTCACAACGGAGACGTTGATCGGCTTTGTATTGCCAAGCAAAGGCAATGCGACGTTGAAAGTGATGGATGTAACGGGTAAAGTCTTGAAAGTAGTACGCGGCGAATACGCCAAGGGCTACAACGAGATCAAGCTTGCGAAGAAAGACCTGAACGCAACTGGAGTTCTGTACTATCAGATCGAAAGTGGCGACTACGTAGCGACGAAGAAAATGGTCTTGATCGACTAA